Proteins from a genomic interval of Dama dama isolate Ldn47 chromosome 1, ASM3311817v1, whole genome shotgun sequence:
- the LOC133063443 gene encoding olfactory receptor 2D2 — translation MRQTNQTQVTEFLLLGLSDDQRTQELLFTLFLGVYLATVLGNLLLMFLIQADSQLHTPMYFLLCNLSLADLCFSTNIVPQALAHLLSRKKVISFTRCAAQLLLFLVFGCTQCALLAVMACDRQVAICNPLHYPSTMTWRVCIQLAAGSWTSGILVSVVDTAFTLRLPYQGSNNIAHFFCEAPAMLILASTDTHTSEMVIFLMGVVILLIPVSLILVSYGRIIVTVVRMRSAEGKLKAFSTCSSHLVVVILFYGSGIVTYMTPKSYKEQEKLVSVFYAMVTPMLNPLIYSLRNKDVKGALRKVATRNFPCRFGVFH, via the coding sequence ATGAGACAGACAAATCAGACGCAGGTGACAGAATTCCTCCTTCTGGGACTCTCTGATGACCAACGCACCCAAGAGCTGCTTTTCACCTTATTCCTAGGTGTCTACCTGGCCACCGTGCTTGGAAATCTGCTTCTCATGTTCCTTATTCAGGCTGACTCTCAGCTTCACACACCCATGtattttcttctctgcaatctgTCTCTGGCTGACCTCTGTTTCTCTACCAACATCGTTCCTCAAGCCCTAGCCCACCTGCTCTCCAGAAAGAAAGTGATTTCATTCACACGCTGTGCAGCTCAGCTTCTGCTATTCCTCGTTTTCGGGTGTACACAGTGTGCCCTGTTGGCGGTGATGGCCTGTGATCGACAGGTGGCTATCTGCAACCCTCTGCATTACCCTAGCACCATGACTTGGAGAGTGTGCATCCAGCTGGCTGCAGGATCATGGACCAGTGGCATTCTGGTGTCTGTGGTGGACACTGCCTTCACACTAAGGCTGCCCTACCAAGGCAGCAATAATATTGCTCATTTCTTTTGTGAGGCCCCTGCAATGTTGATCCTGGCATCCACAGACACCCACACTTCAGAGATGGTCATTTTCCTCATGGGGGTTGTGATTCTCCTCATACCGGTTTCTCTAATCCTGGTATCCTATGGCCGCATCATAGTGACTGTGGTCAGGATGAGGTCAGCTGAGGGCAAGCTCAAGGCATTCTCAACCTGTAGCTCCCATCTCGTGGTGGTCATCCTTTTTTATGGGTCAGGAATTGTCACCTACATGACACCAAAGTCttacaaagaacaggaaaagctgGTATCTGTGTTCTATGCAATGGTGACCCCCATGCTTAATCCCCtcatctacagcctgaggaacaagGATGTGAAGGGAGCTCTGAGGAAAGTAGCCACAAGGAATTTCCCATGCAGGTTTGGAGTTTTCCACTGA
- the LOC133050750 gene encoding olfactory receptor 10A4, with the protein MMLGNWTVVSEFVLVSFSSLSSQLQALLFLLFLTIYLVTLMGNVLIILVTTADSALQSPMYFFLRNLSFLEIGFNLVIVPKMLGTLIIQDTTISFLGCATQMYFFFFFGAAECCLLATMAYDRYMAICDPLRYPVIMGRRACGQLAAASWFSGFPVATVQTTWIFSFPFCGPNRVNHFFCDSPPVIALACADTSLFELEALTATVLFILFPFLLILASYVRILSTIFRMPSAEGKHKAFSTCSSHLLVVSLFYSTAILTYFRPRSSNSPESKKLLSLSYTVVTPMLNPIIYSLRNSEVKAALRRALRRTLGFQKL; encoded by the coding sequence ATGATGTTGGGAAACTGGACAGTTGTCAGTGAGTTTGTTCTTGTGAGCTTCTCATCCCTGTCCTCTCAGCTACAAGCTctgttgtttctcctttttttgacCATTTACCTTGTTACCCTGATGGGAAATGTCCTCATAATCCTGGTTACTACAGCTGACTCTGCCCTCCAAAGTcctatgtacttcttcctcaggaACTTGTCTTTCCTGGAGATAGGTTTCAACTTGGTTATTGTGCCCAAGATGCTGGGGACCCTGATCATCCAGGACACAACCATCTCCTTCCTTGGCTGTGCTACCCAGAtgtacttcttcttcttcttcggAGCTGCTGAGTGCTGCCTGCTGGCCACCATGGCATATGACCGCTACATGGCCATCTGTGACCCTTTGCGCTATCCAGTCATCATGGGTCGCAGAGCCTGTGGCCAGCTGGCAGCTGCCTCCTGGTTCTCAGGATTCCCAGTGGCTACTGTGCAAACCACATGGATTTTCAGCTTCCCTTTTTGTGGCCCCAACAGGGTGaaccacttcttctgtgacaGCCCCCCTGTGATCGCACTGGCCTGTGCTGATACCTCTCTGTTTGAACTGGAAGCTCTAACAGCTACTGTCCTATTCatcctcttccctttcttgttGATCCTGGCATCCTATGTCCGCATCCTCTCCACTATCTTCAGGATGCCCTCAGCCGAGGGGAAGCAcaaggccttctccacctgctcctcccacctgcTGGTTGTCTCCCTCTTCTACAGCACTGCCATCCTCACATACTTTCGACCCCGGTCCAGCAACTCTCCTGAGAGCAAGAAGCTGTTGTCACTCTCCTACACCGTGGTGACTCCCATGTTGAACCCCATCATCTACAGCTTGAGGAATAGTGAAGTAAAGGCTGCACTAAGGCGGGCCCTCCGCAGGACCCTGGGCTTTCAGAAACTATGA